A genomic region of Granulicella cerasi contains the following coding sequences:
- a CDS encoding DUF1844 domain-containing protein, producing the protein MADTPFVINDRRKFTAEGELRPDAQIDREPTPAAEAEAPKASATVTEFPRPVAEPVMEEAPAPVAAEISEDAPQEYPAIPQDQLEQAQRAYEATIDRLDTAVRAMDPGANHLPPMNFERLIQSLYMQALMQLGAAPEQGQQQPRVDLMGARATIDMLTVLASKTTGNLSDNEQKLVDNALFELRMGFLEVTQILSQQAQQRQGAPGTMPPPPGGPSLVK; encoded by the coding sequence ATGGCCGACACTCCTTTCGTCATCAACGACCGCCGCAAATTCACCGCCGAAGGCGAACTTCGCCCCGACGCCCAGATCGACCGCGAGCCGACTCCTGCCGCCGAAGCCGAAGCGCCCAAGGCTTCCGCCACCGTCACCGAGTTCCCTCGCCCTGTTGCCGAGCCGGTGATGGAAGAAGCTCCCGCGCCCGTAGCGGCCGAGATCAGCGAAGACGCTCCGCAGGAGTACCCCGCCATCCCACAGGACCAGCTCGAGCAGGCGCAGCGCGCCTACGAGGCCACGATCGATCGCCTCGACACCGCCGTCCGCGCCATGGATCCCGGTGCAAACCACCTGCCACCGATGAACTTCGAGCGCCTCATTCAGTCGCTGTACATGCAGGCGCTCATGCAACTCGGCGCCGCGCCCGAGCAGGGCCAGCAGCAGCCGCGCGTAGACCTCATGGGCGCTCGCGCCACCATCGACATGCTCACCGTGCTCGCCAGCAAGACCACCGGTAACCTTAGCGACAACGAGCAGAAGCTCGTGGACAACGCGCTCTTCGAGCTCCGCATGGGCTTCCTCGAAGTGACGCAAATCCTTTCGCAGCAGGCCCAGCAGCGCCAGGGCGCTCCCGGCACGATGCCCCCGCCCCCCGGCGGCCCCAGCCTCGTCAAGTAA
- a CDS encoding penicillin-binding protein 1A translates to MRSFPFKEPEFRSRKIAAKASFWLLIGASAVFGIMVGLMLTYSVNLPQMADLERYRPSTTTELLDVHGRVFGSFALERRVVVPYSEFPPVLRDAILSIEDKNFMSNSGVNLIRVVGAAWKDLHSKQRSQGASTLTMQLARNLFLSSEKTYGRKLQEIFLTLQIERHFTKAQIFSLYANQIYLGRGTYGFEAGSEYYFSKHARDLTLAEAATLAGLPKGPEEYSPVRHPERALRRRNLVLAEMYEDKRITAAQYSEAKRQPLGLNLEPPPSASEAPYFIEEVRRQLEREYGAEEVHGAGLKVYTTLDLDAQRAANKALLDDLAAYERRRGWKSKLQNVLTSGADLNSYKHPDWNTPIAVGTYFHALVMEVAPTRMVVRVGRVQSTMEPADWVWTQKLKATEIAKPGDIVYVKVATAGATPRFLLEQDSGAQGAFMAVNNANGEVMAMIGGRDFEVSQFNRATQAQRQTGSSFKPYDYTAAMEAGMKPTDTVLDAPASFYTPNGPYTPHNYEADWRGPMSLTEAFAESRNIPALRLADKVGIRKVIEVARRFGVTSPLPNFLPVAIGAAGITLSEQVASYSVFPNDGIRIQPHYIRRIVQADGLPLEQKTPEVKEVITVDIARKMMVLLEAVTSHGTAATVSQMHHAFGGKTGTTNSFTDAWFLGFSPSVTAGVWVGFDNPSQTLGDKETGARAALPAWIDFMKVATASVPNEQFARYDAPKKQLDVQVTPNATSAPAAPKKPAEADDDSDDSDDDTPKPAAPAKVTAAPAVSASESDDGHPTPVVKWNTMPAAAKPATGAARPVVKAPVAAGPPKSGAKQ, encoded by the coding sequence ATGCGGTCTTTCCCCTTCAAGGAACCCGAGTTCCGTTCGCGCAAAATCGCCGCGAAGGCCTCGTTCTGGCTGCTGATCGGAGCCTCGGCGGTGTTCGGCATCATGGTCGGCCTGATGTTGACCTACTCGGTCAACCTTCCGCAGATGGCGGACCTCGAGCGCTATCGCCCGAGCACAACGACGGAGCTGCTGGACGTGCATGGGCGCGTCTTTGGTTCGTTTGCGCTGGAGCGCCGCGTGGTGGTGCCGTACTCGGAGTTTCCGCCGGTGCTGCGCGACGCCATCCTGTCGATCGAAGACAAGAACTTCATGAGCAACAGTGGCGTGAACCTGATTCGCGTGGTGGGTGCAGCGTGGAAGGATTTGCACTCCAAGCAGCGGTCGCAGGGAGCGTCGACGTTGACGATGCAGCTGGCGAGAAACCTGTTCCTTTCGAGCGAGAAGACCTACGGGCGCAAGCTGCAGGAGATCTTCCTGACGCTGCAGATCGAGCGCCACTTTACGAAGGCGCAGATCTTCTCGCTTTATGCGAACCAGATTTACCTGGGGCGTGGAACCTACGGGTTTGAGGCCGGCTCCGAATACTACTTTTCAAAGCATGCGCGCGACCTGACGCTGGCCGAAGCGGCCACGCTCGCGGGTTTGCCGAAGGGGCCGGAGGAGTACTCACCGGTGCGGCATCCGGAGCGTGCCTTGCGTCGCCGCAACCTTGTACTGGCGGAGATGTATGAGGACAAGCGCATCACGGCGGCGCAGTATAGCGAGGCGAAGCGTCAGCCGTTGGGGCTGAATCTTGAGCCGCCGCCGTCGGCGTCGGAGGCTCCGTACTTCATCGAGGAAGTGCGTCGTCAGCTTGAGCGCGAGTATGGCGCGGAAGAGGTGCATGGCGCGGGGTTGAAGGTTTACACGACGCTCGACCTCGACGCGCAGCGCGCAGCGAACAAGGCTCTGCTGGACGATCTGGCAGCGTATGAGCGTCGGCGCGGATGGAAGTCGAAGCTGCAGAATGTGTTGACCAGCGGCGCAGACCTCAACAGCTACAAACACCCTGACTGGAACACGCCGATTGCGGTGGGAACATACTTCCACGCGCTGGTGATGGAGGTTGCGCCGACGCGTATGGTGGTGCGTGTGGGGCGAGTGCAGTCCACGATGGAGCCCGCAGACTGGGTGTGGACGCAGAAGTTGAAGGCGACTGAGATCGCGAAGCCGGGCGACATCGTTTACGTGAAGGTGGCGACGGCTGGCGCGACGCCGCGCTTCCTGCTGGAGCAGGACTCGGGCGCGCAGGGCGCATTTATGGCCGTGAACAACGCCAACGGCGAAGTGATGGCGATGATTGGCGGACGCGATTTCGAGGTCAGCCAATTCAACCGCGCAACGCAAGCGCAACGCCAGACGGGATCCTCGTTCAAGCCGTATGACTACACCGCCGCGATGGAAGCGGGGATGAAGCCGACGGACACCGTGCTGGATGCTCCGGCGAGCTTCTACACGCCGAACGGACCGTATACGCCGCACAACTACGAAGCGGACTGGCGCGGTCCGATGTCGTTGACGGAGGCGTTTGCAGAGTCGCGCAATATTCCGGCGTTGCGATTGGCGGACAAGGTTGGCATCAGGAAGGTGATTGAGGTCGCGCGCCGATTCGGCGTGACCTCGCCGCTTCCCAACTTCCTGCCGGTGGCGATCGGTGCGGCCGGCATTACGCTGAGCGAACAGGTGGCTTCATACAGCGTCTTCCCGAACGATGGCATTCGCATTCAGCCGCATTACATTCGCCGCATTGTGCAGGCGGATGGGCTGCCGCTCGAGCAGAAGACGCCCGAGGTGAAGGAAGTGATCACCGTCGATATCGCGCGCAAGATGATGGTGCTGCTGGAGGCGGTGACGAGCCACGGTACGGCCGCGACGGTTTCGCAGATGCACCATGCGTTCGGCGGCAAGACGGGCACGACGAACAGCTTCACGGACGCGTGGTTCCTGGGCTTTTCGCCTTCGGTGACGGCGGGTGTGTGGGTTGGATTCGATAATCCTTCGCAGACGCTGGGCGATAAGGAGACGGGCGCTCGTGCGGCACTGCCAGCCTGGATCGACTTCATGAAGGTCGCGACGGCAAGCGTGCCGAACGAGCAGTTTGCCCGCTACGACGCCCCGAAGAAGCAGCTTGACGTGCAGGTGACGCCGAACGCGACGTCGGCTCCTGCAGCGCCGAAAAAGCCAGCTGAAGCGGATGATGATTCCGACGACAGCGATGACGACACGCCGAAGCCCGCGGCTCCGGCGAAGGTGACGGCCGCGCCTGCGGTCTCGGCATCGGAGAGCGATGACGGGCACCCTACGCCGGTGGTGAAGTGGAATACGATGCCTGCTGCCGCGAAGCCTGCAACCGGTGCGGCGAGGCCGGTGGTGAAGGCTCCCGTGGCCGCCGGGCCGCCGAAGAGTGGGGCGAAGCAGTAG
- a CDS encoding DUF1643 domain-containing protein, which yields MKYSVDPLFVKRTAKFSPCRLYRYTLDIVWDESLPMAAFIGLNPSTADEFQDDPTVRRCRGFAEREGCGGMRMLNIFGYRATDPKVMLAIEDPVGVGNVLHKLIAPIAGPRIACWGSHGMHLGRGAAVAAKIPGLMCFGWNANGMPKHPLYLRADAKLLPMP from the coding sequence GTGAAGTACTCGGTCGATCCGCTGTTTGTGAAGCGTACGGCGAAGTTTTCCCCGTGCCGCCTGTATCGCTACACGCTGGACATCGTGTGGGACGAGTCGCTGCCGATGGCCGCGTTCATCGGGCTGAATCCCTCGACTGCGGATGAGTTTCAGGATGATCCCACGGTGCGTCGTTGCCGCGGCTTTGCCGAGCGTGAGGGTTGTGGCGGGATGCGGATGCTGAACATCTTCGGCTATCGTGCGACGGACCCGAAGGTGATGCTGGCGATCGAAGACCCGGTCGGGGTGGGGAATGTATTGCACAAGCTGATTGCGCCGATTGCGGGGCCGCGCATTGCGTGCTGGGGCTCGCATGGGATGCATCTCGGGCGCGGGGCCGCGGTCGCAGCGAAGATTCCGGGACTGATGTGCTTTGGCTGGAACGCGAACGGGATGCCGAAACATCCGCTGTACCTGCGGGCCGATGCGAAGCTGTTGCCGATGCCGTAG
- a CDS encoding MBL fold metallo-hydrolase — protein sequence MQATLTFLGTGTSMGVPTLGCPCAVCQDAYNPGSPNRRTRCSAAISFNDHTVLIDSGPDFHTQAVRERINSVDAVLYTHGHADHILGMDDLRPLSFGKPDGLPLFADNATAPVIERVFEYTFRKIDRYPTSARVEMNRIPTTTGARIPLFGAEFLRVPVTHGRHTITGYRFGSAAYLTDMSDIPSEAKPLLEDLDILILDALRREPHPSHAHLAKSVALVEELRPKRAFFTHISHDLDHDTVNAELPPYIRLAHDGLKLEFDIMAG from the coding sequence ATGCAAGCGACCCTCACATTCCTCGGCACCGGCACCAGCATGGGCGTTCCCACGCTCGGGTGCCCGTGCGCGGTGTGTCAGGACGCCTATAACCCCGGCTCACCCAACCGCCGAACCCGCTGCTCGGCCGCCATCAGCTTCAACGACCACACCGTCCTCATAGACTCCGGCCCCGACTTTCACACCCAGGCCGTCCGCGAGCGCATCAACAGCGTCGACGCCGTGCTCTACACCCACGGCCACGCCGACCACATCCTCGGCATGGACGATCTTCGCCCCCTGAGTTTCGGCAAGCCTGACGGCCTGCCGCTCTTCGCTGACAACGCCACCGCCCCGGTCATCGAGCGCGTCTTCGAGTACACCTTCCGCAAGATTGATCGCTACCCTACCTCCGCCCGCGTGGAGATGAACCGCATCCCCACCACCACCGGCGCGCGCATCCCGCTCTTCGGAGCCGAGTTCCTCCGCGTGCCGGTCACGCATGGCCGACACACCATCACCGGGTACCGCTTCGGCTCTGCGGCGTACCTCACAGACATGAGCGACATCCCATCAGAAGCTAAACCATTGCTTGAAGACCTCGACATCCTCATTCTGGACGCTCTGCGCCGCGAGCCTCATCCTTCGCACGCGCATCTGGCAAAGTCCGTCGCCCTCGTCGAAGAGCTACGTCCCAAGCGCGCCTTTTTCACCCACATCTCCCACGATCTCGATCACGACACCGTCAACGCCGAACTTCCGCCCTACATCCGCCTCGCCCACGACGGCCTCAAGCTCGAATTCGACATCATGGCGGGCTAG
- the ygfZ gene encoding CAF17-like 4Fe-4S cluster assembly/insertion protein YgfZ codes for MSTTHTEIDALLHHAAFAPLNDRAFLRITGPDATRWLNGMVTNSAQALEPGQGNYNFLLNAQGRILGDAYIYREHADEPTFLLATQRSQLETLQQTLDRFIIMDDVELAPAFVDESSLLITGPEAATLLARLGLPQVDPNSLATADTAHGPVLLLTTQEANTFELRAPTAVITALRNALGDAPEVSAEALEAHRILTGTPLYGTDIRNTDAAKDLPQETNQAHALHFNKGCYLGQEIVERIRSRGQVHKLFTKFTLEGTLPELPVPLTAVVASGEAKPAGELTSATEIDGKLYALGYARREFLELKKTITYPGGSAIPRS; via the coding sequence ATGAGTACGACACACACAGAAATCGACGCCCTGCTCCACCACGCCGCCTTCGCGCCGCTGAATGACCGCGCTTTCCTCCGCATCACCGGCCCCGATGCCACGCGCTGGCTCAACGGCATGGTCACGAACTCTGCGCAGGCGCTCGAACCCGGCCAGGGCAACTACAACTTCCTGCTGAACGCGCAGGGCCGCATCCTCGGCGACGCCTATATCTACCGCGAACATGCCGACGAGCCGACGTTTTTGCTCGCCACTCAACGCTCGCAGCTCGAAACTCTTCAGCAAACCCTCGACCGCTTCATCATCATGGATGACGTCGAACTCGCCCCGGCCTTCGTCGACGAGTCCTCCCTCCTGATCACCGGCCCCGAAGCCGCCACGCTGCTCGCCAGGCTCGGTCTCCCACAGGTCGATCCAAACTCGCTCGCGACCGCTGATACCGCGCACGGTCCCGTCTTGCTACTGACAACTCAAGAAGCCAACACCTTCGAGTTGCGCGCCCCGACCGCCGTTATCACCGCTCTGCGTAACGCTCTTGGTGACGCTCCTGAAGTCTCCGCAGAAGCTCTCGAGGCCCACCGCATTCTTACCGGCACGCCGCTCTACGGCACGGACATCCGCAACACCGACGCCGCCAAGGACCTGCCGCAGGAGACCAATCAGGCGCACGCGCTGCACTTCAACAAAGGCTGCTACCTCGGTCAGGAAATCGTCGAGCGCATCCGTTCGCGTGGTCAGGTTCACAAGCTCTTCACCAAGTTCACGCTCGAAGGCACACTGCCCGAACTCCCTGTGCCGCTGACCGCCGTTGTTGCCAGCGGAGAAGCGAAGCCCGCAGGCGAGCTCACCAGCGCCACCGAAATCGACGGCAAGCTCTACGCCCTCGGCTACGCCCGCCGCGAGTTCCTCGAACTCAAAAAGACCATCACCTACCCAGGTGGCAGCGCGATTCCTAGATCCTAA
- a CDS encoding S41 family peptidase produces MPKSAKLGLLAVSVVVVLGLFVGANFHGVSAASDAPQEGAYRQINVYSEVLQHIQNDYVEEPNMGKVTHGALRGLLESLDPDSSYLSPADYKTWKDAKAGKAQVGIVPSKRFGYATVVSVVPGSPADKANITDGDIIEAIDGKDTRDIPLAMIQLMMAGAPGSELKLAVLRPRSAKPDALKLNRVVVVEPAPTDTWYENNSILYLKPETLDKDHVSYIESKLKGASKQPGKKVLLDLRDVASGEMSEGVRLANFFLASGTIATLEGQKFEKQTFSAEGSKTINAKSPVVVLVNHGTAGAAEIVAAALADNKRADVVGSRTFGQGTQAKTFEMPDGGALILSIAKYVSPDGKKFEDDGVTPATLVENTTPDDDDAADDSAPKPATPVNSTKKKPKMVDDQLTKALEMLKAKTA; encoded by the coding sequence ATGCCGAAGAGCGCAAAGCTGGGTTTGCTGGCTGTTTCCGTGGTGGTAGTACTGGGCCTGTTTGTGGGTGCGAACTTTCATGGCGTGAGCGCGGCTTCTGACGCGCCGCAGGAAGGTGCCTACCGCCAGATCAACGTGTACAGCGAGGTGCTGCAGCACATCCAGAACGACTATGTGGAAGAGCCGAACATGGGCAAGGTGACGCACGGTGCGTTGCGCGGCCTGCTGGAGTCGCTGGACCCGGACTCGAGCTACCTTTCGCCTGCAGACTACAAGACGTGGAAGGACGCGAAGGCTGGCAAGGCCCAGGTGGGTATTGTGCCTTCGAAGCGCTTTGGCTATGCAACGGTCGTAAGCGTGGTTCCGGGATCGCCTGCGGACAAGGCGAACATCACGGACGGCGACATCATCGAGGCCATCGACGGCAAGGACACACGCGATATCCCGCTGGCGATGATCCAGCTGATGATGGCGGGTGCGCCGGGTTCCGAGCTGAAGCTGGCGGTGTTGCGTCCTCGCTCGGCAAAGCCGGATGCGCTGAAGTTGAACCGCGTGGTGGTGGTTGAGCCGGCGCCGACCGATACCTGGTATGAGAACAATTCGATCCTCTATCTGAAGCCTGAAACGCTCGATAAGGACCATGTTTCATACATCGAGAGCAAGCTGAAGGGCGCGTCAAAGCAGCCGGGCAAGAAGGTCTTGCTCGACCTGCGCGATGTGGCGAGCGGCGAGATGAGCGAGGGTGTTCGTCTGGCGAACTTCTTCCTCGCCTCCGGTACGATTGCGACGCTCGAAGGCCAGAAGTTCGAGAAGCAGACGTTCTCGGCAGAAGGTTCGAAGACGATTAATGCGAAGTCGCCGGTAGTGGTTCTGGTGAACCATGGCACGGCAGGCGCGGCGGAGATCGTCGCTGCAGCGCTGGCGGACAACAAGCGCGCCGATGTAGTGGGTTCGCGCACGTTTGGTCAGGGCACGCAGGCGAAGACGTTTGAGATGCCCGATGGCGGTGCGCTCATTCTGTCGATCGCAAAGTATGTGTCGCCGGACGGCAAGAAGTTCGAGGACGACGGCGTAACACCTGCGACGTTGGTCGAGAACACGACGCCGGATGACGACGATGCGGCAGATGACTCGGCTCCGAAGCCGGCGACACCCGTGAACTCGACGAAGAAGAAGCCGAAGATGGTCGATGACCAGCTGACCAAGGCCCTCGAGATGCTGAAGGCGAAGACGGCGTAA
- the ribF gene encoding riboflavin biosynthesis protein RibF: MKIFHSLDDLRSALAASNGKAQRTVVTIGNFDGVHRGHQMVIANLRARAEQLNALAVAVTFDPHPSHILRPEPRTRLITPTAEKLRRLALTGLDATLVLPFDDTLRLTTARQFAEQYLQEGLRALEVHEGENFRFGHDAEADIHSLAQLGNDLGFTVHAYQPLILRGAPISSSRIRTLLREGHLAEARALLGYNFAVRSTPASGRGYGTRYAVPTINIAPYADLLPANGVYVTTLRIGEGPDARLFRGVTNAGNRPTFGADSFAVESYLFGFEPIALTEETPLELTFLHRLREERRFDSPDLLKQQIGRDVAKANRFFALCDVLSL; the protein is encoded by the coding sequence ATGAAGATCTTCCACTCCCTCGACGACCTCCGCTCCGCGCTCGCCGCTTCTAACGGGAAAGCCCAGCGCACTGTCGTCACCATCGGCAACTTCGACGGCGTCCACCGCGGCCACCAGATGGTCATCGCGAACCTCCGCGCCCGCGCCGAGCAGCTCAACGCGCTCGCCGTCGCCGTCACCTTCGATCCGCACCCGTCACACATTCTGCGCCCTGAGCCGCGCACACGCCTCATCACGCCTACCGCTGAAAAACTTCGCCGCCTCGCGCTCACCGGCCTCGACGCCACGCTTGTGCTGCCCTTCGACGACACACTGCGCCTCACCACCGCGCGCCAATTCGCCGAGCAGTATCTGCAAGAGGGTCTCCGCGCGCTCGAGGTCCACGAAGGCGAGAATTTCCGCTTCGGCCACGACGCCGAGGCCGACATCCACTCCCTCGCGCAGCTCGGCAACGACCTCGGATTCACCGTCCACGCCTACCAGCCGCTCATCCTGCGCGGCGCGCCCATCTCCTCCAGCCGCATCCGCACGCTGCTCCGCGAAGGCCATCTCGCCGAAGCGCGCGCGCTCCTCGGTTACAACTTCGCCGTGCGTTCCACACCCGCAAGCGGTCGCGGCTACGGCACCAGGTACGCCGTGCCGACGATCAACATAGCACCGTACGCCGACCTGCTCCCCGCCAACGGCGTCTACGTCACGACCCTCCGCATCGGCGAAGGCCCCGACGCGCGCCTCTTCCGCGGCGTCACCAACGCGGGCAACCGCCCCACCTTCGGCGCGGACAGCTTCGCCGTCGAGAGCTACCTCTTCGGCTTCGAACCCATCGCGTTGACGGAAGAAACGCCGCTGGAGCTCACCTTTCTCCATCGCCTTCGCGAAGAGCGCAGGTTCGACAGCCCTGACCTCCTCAAGCAGCAGATCGGCCGCGACGTCGCTAAAGCCAATCGCTTCTTCGCGCTCTGCGACGTGCTTTCGCTTTAG